A region from the Lolium perenne isolate Kyuss_39 chromosome 4, Kyuss_2.0, whole genome shotgun sequence genome encodes:
- the LOC127347425 gene encoding caffeoylshikimate esterase-like — protein MAKRSSSSSTSTSTSKVDDGVDIGDYEYEEEFIKNARGMKLFTCRWLPKARPIKALVFICHGYAVECSVTMRGTGVRLAQAGYAVHGMDYEGHGKSDGLRGYVPSFDVLLGDCDAHFASVVAAHKEQPLPRFLLGESMGGAVALLLHRARPTYWTGAVLVAPMCKITDEMKPPPAVIKILEAIVRFIPTWKIVPTRNVIGAAYRTRAKRDEIRRNPYCYKSRPRLGTAHELLRASLRVESEVLTQVTLPFLVVHGGADRVTDPEVSRLLCREAPSTDKTLKLYPGMWHALTSGELPENIDLVFADIIAWLDHRSASSGERDDLTSRSEQPS, from the exons ATGGCGaagcgcagcagcagcagcagcaccagcaccagcaccagcaaagttgacgatggcgtcgatattGGCGATTACGAGTACGAGGAGGAATTCATCAAGAACGCGCGCGGCATGAAGCTCTTCACCTGCCGATGGCTCCCCAAGGCACGGCCGATCAAAGCCCTCGTCTTCATCTGCCACG GTTACGCGGTGGAGTGCAGCGTGACGATGCGCGGCACGGGGGTCCGGCTGGCGCAGGCCGGGTACGCCGTGCACGGCATGGACTACGAGGGCCACGGCAAGTCCGACGGCCTCCGGGGCTACGTCCCCTCCTTCGACGTCCTCCTCGGCGACTGCGACGCCCACTTCGCATCCGTCGTCGCCGCCCACAAAGAGCAGCCGCTGCCCCGGTTCCTGCTGGGCGAGTCGATGGGCGGCGCAGTGGCGCTGCTCCTGCACCGCGCGCGGCCGACCTACTGGACGGGCGCCGTGCTGGTGGCGCCCATGTGCAAGATCACCGACGAGATGAAGCCGCCTCCGGCGGTGATCAAGATCCTGGAGGCCATCGTCAGGTTCATCCCGACGTGGAAGATCGTGCCCACCAGGAACGTCATCGGCGCCGCCTACCGGACGCGGGCCAAGCGCGACGAGATCCGGCGCAACCCCTACTGCTACAAGAGCAGGCCGCGGCTGGGGACGGCGCACGAGCTGCTCAGGGCCAGCCTCCGCGTCGAGAGCGAGGTGCTCACTCAGGTGACCCTGCCGTTCCTCGTCGTGCACGGGGGCGCCGACAGGGTCACCGACCCGGAGGTCAGCCGGCTCCTCTGCCGGGAGGCGCCCAGCACCGACAAGACGCTCAAGCTCTACCCGGGCATGTGGCACGCGCTCACCTCCGGCGAGTTGCCCGAGAACATCGACCTCGTCTTCGCCGACATCATCGCGTGGCTAGACCACAGGTCCGCCTCGTCTGGGGAGAGGGATGACTTGACATCTCGATCAGAGCAGCCATCATAG
- the LOC127294676 gene encoding pentatricopeptide repeat-containing protein At3g06430, chloroplastic has translation MALAGAANGTFRPRLITASADTSDTHTRRRHWKAGEFPFSTTSPSSGTQRRKPRTTERPPPTPPSKGKVDPEERGRQRHWKAGEFPAAAESQSQSGRRGRARTPIKNVKKRLDARADSKAWACTVTEALSDRIDAKNWQEALQVFEMLKEQPFYYPKEGTYMKLLLLLGRSGQPSLARQLFTEMQQQGCQATPELYTALIGAYCRSGLLDEALQLLDDMKASPLCQPDVYTYSILIKAFVDAPRFDLVDAMFKEMAERSVAPNTVTQNIVLSGYCRAGRLDDMEKLLSTMLDSATSKPDVWTMNIILSLFGNSGQVGLMEKWYEKFRGYGIEPETRTLNILIGAYGKKRMYDKMSAVMEYMRRLAFPWTTATYNNVIEAFAEAGDAKNMEDTFNQMRSEGMKPDTKTFCCLINGFSNAGLFHKVVGMVKLAERLDVPANTSFHNAILAACAKAEDLMEMERVFRHMKHMHCVPDATTYSILVEAYRKEGMTDKMYALQQENPSLVSTELVMV, from the exons ATGGCGCTCGCCGGAGCCGCCAACGGGACCTTCCGCCCTCGTCTCATCACCGCCTCCGCCGACACCTCCGACACTCATACTCGCCGCCGCCACTGGAAGGCCGGTGAGTTCCCCTTCTCCACCACCTCCCCCTCCTCCGGCACGCAGCGCCGGAAACCCCGGACCACGGAGCGCCCTCCCCCAACTCCACCATCCAAGGGGAAGGTAGACCCAGAGGAGAGAGGTCGCCAGAGGCACTGGAAGGCGGGGGAATTCCCGGCGGCGGCCGAGTCCCAATCCCAGTCCGGGAGGAGGGGTCGCGCTCGCACCCCCATCAAGAACGTCAAGAAGCGGCTTGACGCCCGCGCCGATTCCAAGGCTTGGGCCTGCACCGTCACCGAGGCCCTTTCCGACCGCATCGACGCCAAGAACTGGCAAGAGGCGCTTCAG GTCTTCGAGATGCTCAAGGAGCAACCATTTTACTATCCCAAAGAGGGCACCTACATGAAGCTACTcctgttgctggggagatcaggcCAGCCTTCCCTAGCGCGGCAACTTTTCACTGAGATGCAGCAGCAAGGATGCCAGGCAACTCCGGAGCTCTACACTGCCTTGATCGGGGCCTACTGCCGTAGCGGCCTCCTGGACGAGGCGCTCCAGCTTCTCGATGACATGAAAGCCTCCCCGCTCTGCCAGCCTGATGTCTACACCTATAGCATCCTCATCAAGGCCTTTGTGGATGCTCCAAGGTTCGACCTCGTCGATGCTATGTTCAAAGAGATGGCCGAGCGCTCCGTGGCACCCAACACGGTCACGCAGAACATTGTTCTCAGTGGTTACTGCAGGGCCGGAAGGTTGGACGACATGGAGAAGCTACTCTCCACAATGCTCGACAGCGCAACTAGTAAGCCGGATGTCTGGACCATGAACATTATCCTAAGCCTGTTTGGGAACAGTGGCCAAGTTGGTTTGATGGAGAAGTGGTACGAGAAATTCCGAGGCTATGGGATTGAGCCAGAGACTCGGACGCTCAACATTCTCATTGGTGCTTATGGGAAGAAGCGGATGTATGACAAGATGTCTGCGGTGATGGAGTACATGCGCAGGTTAGCGTTTCCATGGACGACCGCCACGTACAACAACGTCATTGAGGCATTTGCTGAGGCAGGCGATGCGAAAAACATGGAGGACACATTTAACCAGATGCGCTCAGAGGGGATGAAGCCGGATACAAAGACCTTCTGTTGTCTCATAAATGGGTTTAGCAATGCAGGCCTTTTCCATAAGGTGGTAGGCATGGTCAAGCTTGCTGAGAGGCTTGATGTACCGGCAAACACATCTTTTCACAACGCTATTCTTGCGGCATGTGCAAAGGCAGAGGATCTGATGGAAATGGAGAGGGTCTTCAGGCACATGAAACATATGCATTGTGTTCCAGATGCCACCACATATTCCATCTTGGTGGAAGCTTATCGGAAGGAAGGAATGACTGACAAGATGTATGCTCTGCAACAGGAGAACCCAAGTTTGGTTTCGACTGAGCTTGTCATGGTGTAA
- the LOC127294675 gene encoding THO complex subunit 4A, which yields MADALDMSLDDIITKNKPSHSRGRGRRNPFSASGGPAPARRRFHRRAANRSAAAPYHQLNFQPQQVPPAFGYVAQPMAMVTAPSTGLDTAPTKLYISNLDSNVSNEDIKDLFSEMGEIKRYSINYDKSGRSKGTAEVVFSTKAEALAALKKYNNVHLDGKPMKIEVIGTNIEAPAPAIFAFAPPPLPGNFNFPPKSGPGRGAGGRGWSRGGGGFSGRGRGRDGGRGRGASRGRGRGGRGNVEVSAADLDADLDKYHSAAMQTS from the exons ATGGCGGACGCCCTGGACATGTCGCTGGACGACATCATCACCAAGAACAAGCCCTCGCACAGCCGCGGCCGCGGCCGCCGCAACCCGTTCTCCGCCTCGGGAGGACCCgcgcccgcgcgccgccgcttcCACCGCCGCGCCGCCAACCGCTCCGCCGCCGCACCCTACCACCAGCTCAACTTCCAGCCGCAGCAG GTGCCGCCGGCTTTCGGGTACGTTGCCCAGCCGATGGCCATGGTGACGGCGCCTTCCACTGGCTTGGACACCGCGCCCACCAAGCTCTACATCTCCAACCTCGACTCCAACGTCTCCAACGAGGACATCAAG GATCTGTTTTCCGAGATGGGCGAGATCAAGCGGTACTCCATTAACTACGACAAAAGTGGAAGATCGAAG GGAACTGCAGAGGTTGTCTTCTCGACAAAAGCAGAAGCTTTAGCTGCTCTCAAAAAGTACAACAACGTGCACCTTGATGGCAAACCTATGAAAATCGAGGTCATTGGGACAAACATTGAGGCACCAGCACCTGCTATTTTCGCTTTCGCTCCACCTCCACTACCTGGAAACTTCAATTTTCCTCCCAAAAG TGGACCTGGGAGGGGTGCTGGTGGTCGAGGATGGTCTCGGGGCGGAGGTGGGTTCAGTGGTCGTGGCCGAGGGCGTGATGGTGGCCGAGGGCGTGGTGCTAGCCGTGGGCGAGGGAGGGGAGGGCGTGGCAATGTGGAGGTTTCTGCTGCAGACCTCGACGCTGACTTGGACAAGTACCACTCGGCTGCGATGCAAACCAGCTAG